Proteins from one Thermosipho japonicus genomic window:
- a CDS encoding HD domain-containing phosphohydrolase, with product MYAPYWVSGYIIDKEIIGKKSKIKVNIDGVDFYLLEKDINYSILKMLVRHAKKKSLKILNDVEKVSFMAAKLNSSLRLSTLLKNIQESICNILDAEAASVLLLKDDHLQFLVTVGKASGKIESIPVPMESIAGTIFKSGKAMVFNDLSKAPHFKKVDKVSKFKTKNIVGAPIYSDQEKVGVIEVLNKEGGFNERDAKIVELFAKLIGKKLLSTWEHERFSKLFKNIILAFSTMIDKRDKYTHMHSKNVAYISRLIGEELGFSEHTLEQLEYSAILHDVGKIGIPDSLLLKKGKLTDEEYKIIQSHTIMGAEILEKIKHTTYDIISGALEHHERLDGSGYPFGKKNGEISLFGRIIAIADVYDALTAKRPYKEPWPKEKVLKILRQDSENGKFDIKLVEILEKIAP from the coding sequence TTGTATGCACCTTATTGGGTATCTGGGTACATAATTGATAAGGAAATAATTGGAAAAAAAAGTAAGATAAAGGTTAATATAGATGGCGTTGATTTTTATCTTTTAGAGAAAGATATTAACTATTCGATTTTGAAAATGCTTGTAAGGCATGCAAAGAAAAAAAGCCTAAAAATATTGAATGATGTTGAGAAAGTTTCATTTATGGCTGCAAAACTTAATAGTTCATTGCGACTTTCTACTTTGCTAAAAAATATTCAGGAAAGTATATGCAATATTTTAGATGCAGAAGCTGCTTCTGTGTTACTTTTAAAAGATGATCACTTGCAATTTCTTGTTACTGTTGGAAAGGCGAGTGGGAAGATAGAAAGTATACCAGTCCCAATGGAGTCAATTGCTGGAACAATATTTAAAAGCGGAAAGGCTATGGTCTTTAACGATCTTTCTAAGGCTCCACACTTTAAGAAAGTTGATAAGGTTTCAAAGTTTAAAACTAAAAATATTGTAGGTGCACCAATATATTCAGATCAAGAAAAAGTTGGAGTAATTGAGGTTTTGAATAAAGAAGGAGGTTTTAATGAGAGAGATGCAAAGATAGTTGAATTATTTGCAAAGTTAATTGGAAAGAAGTTGTTAAGCACATGGGAACATGAAAGATTTAGTAAACTGTTTAAAAACATAATTCTTGCGTTTTCTACAATGATAGATAAAAGAGATAAATATACACATATGCATTCTAAAAATGTAGCGTATATCTCAAGGTTAATAGGAGAAGAGCTTGGTTTTTCTGAACATACTCTTGAACAATTGGAATATTCTGCAATTTTACATGATGTAGGAAAAATTGGAATTCCAGACAGCTTGTTGTTAAAAAAGGGGAAATTAACAGATGAAGAATACAAAATTATTCAATCACATACTATTATGGGTGCAGAAATTTTAGAAAAAATAAAGCATACAACTTATGACATTATTTCCGGAGCTTTAGAGCACCATGAAAGGCTTGATGGATCTGGTTATCCTTTTGGGAAAAAAAATGGTGAAATAAGTCTTTTTGGAAGAATAATTGCCATTGCTGATGTCTACGATGCTTTAACTGCAAAAAGGCCTTATAAAGAACCATGGCCAAAAGAAAAAGTATTGAAAATTTTAAGGCAAGACAGTGAAAATGGAAAATTTGATATTAAACTTGTTGAAATACTAGAAAAAATTGCCCCTTAA
- the flgL gene encoding flagellar hook-associated protein FlgL, which translates to MRITNGMINERTLFNIQHSLYRISKLHDKLSSGKEVSYPSDDAVVATRASNISSRMRELKQFKRNVEHTQNFVNIYDSTIQELTNVYHRIKELIVRGANGTNDAAEREAIASELEKLKEHLEDIANTQLGGEYIFGGARSDLKPVENGKIQTPPDANIKRKVNAMGFTIEYGVTVYDVFKLENGKDAFTVIDDAINALREGDSLKLSNITLKEVNLLENSTMEVFAQIGANSRTLELVSSRLTDIDTFMTEYLSKEQDADLTKVLTDLSMQQSVLQAALKSAAQVLQKTLVDFVS; encoded by the coding sequence ATGAGAATAACAAATGGAATGATCAATGAAAGAACATTATTTAATATACAACATAGTTTGTATAGAATTTCAAAGCTACATGATAAGCTTTCTTCAGGAAAGGAAGTCTCCTATCCTAGTGATGACGCAGTAGTTGCTACAAGAGCTTCTAATATTTCCAGTCGTATGAGGGAATTAAAACAGTTTAAGAGGAATGTTGAGCATACCCAAAACTTTGTGAATATATATGATTCTACCATACAAGAACTTACAAATGTGTATCATAGAATAAAAGAACTTATTGTTAGAGGAGCTAATGGGACGAATGATGCTGCTGAAAGAGAAGCAATAGCTTCGGAACTTGAAAAATTAAAAGAACATCTTGAAGATATTGCAAATACGCAACTTGGTGGTGAGTATATATTTGGTGGTGCAAGAAGTGATTTAAAGCCTGTTGAAAACGGAAAAATTCAAACTCCTCCTGATGCAAATATAAAAAGAAAAGTAAATGCTATGGGGTTTACAATTGAGTATGGAGTAACCGTTTACGATGTTTTCAAGCTAGAAAATGGAAAGGACGCATTTACAGTTATAGATGATGCAATAAATGCATTAAGAGAAGGAGATAGTTTAAAGCTTTCAAATATTACTTTAAAGGAAGTAAATTTATTAGAAAATTCTACGATGGAAGTATTTGCTCAAATAGGTGCAAATTCCCGTACATTAGAGTTGGTAAGTTCAAGGTTAACAGATATTGATACGTTTATGACTGAATATCTTTCAAAGGAGCAAGATGCAGATCTTACAAAGGTTTTAACGGATCTTTCTATGCAACAATCCGTTCTTCAAGCTGCTTTAAAATCAGCTGCACAGGTATTACAAAAAACTTTGGTTGATTTTGTGTCATGA
- a CDS encoding tRNA1(Val) (adenine(37)-N6)-methyltransferase, translating into MIKLPPFDKNLGRDIKTIDIDGHKPTHASVFLLWYSLPTSDIKNVCELGSGTGFVSFGLSKYYNLKVTGIEVQKELFNASVKAIELNNVSNVDFFNLDLKDVKKHFSAESFDMVVFNPPYHFSSSSENKIREISRKSNQELLEIFISSASFLLRNRGTFVTVVAPYIFPLFNNILLKYRLTPQQMCIAYGKKAELIAIRGRKNGGMHFEIDVPVYF; encoded by the coding sequence ATGATTAAACTACCACCATTTGATAAAAATCTTGGAAGGGATATTAAAACTATTGATATTGATGGACATAAGCCGACGCATGCGTCGGTATTTCTTTTGTGGTATTCACTGCCAACAAGTGACATTAAGAATGTATGTGAGTTGGGTAGCGGAACTGGGTTTGTAAGCTTTGGACTTTCGAAGTATTATAACTTAAAAGTTACGGGAATTGAAGTACAAAAAGAACTTTTTAATGCTTCAGTAAAGGCTATAGAGTTAAATAATGTTTCTAATGTAGATTTTTTTAACTTAGATCTTAAAGATGTAAAAAAGCATTTTTCAGCGGAAAGTTTTGATATGGTAGTTTTTAATCCACCTTACCATTTTTCTTCTAGCTCTGAAAATAAAATAAGGGAGATTTCAAGAAAATCCAATCAAGAACTTTTAGAAATTTTTATATCATCTGCTTCTTTTTTGTTGAGAAATAGAGGAACTTTTGTGACAGTTGTTGCACCTTATATTTTTCCTCTGTTTAACAACATCCTTTTAAAATATAGATTAACACCTCAGCAGATGTGTATCGCATATGGCAAAAAAGCAGAGTTAATTGCAATAAGAGGGCGTAAAAATGGGGGAATGCATTTTGAAATTGATGTACCAGTATATTTTTGA
- a CDS encoding HD-GYP domain-containing protein, producing MFEFKNLVIDNFGKAGKKVILKLDIKNHTIEIYDVLPDSETLYFLANFFEIFDPKFSENIISKIINSNNLNDVLNAMKKAWDLDDVLYDENNFEIEFSNNTFYFPIYSKTAGSLGTVILKGNLNSEFIINFLAISDAITSILEGFILKMRVSELLYSTLEALSKALTKKINVDEKLQKEIENKIINLGEKFNIPKDILKIASKIYDLGKIGIPDYVFSKKELSKEDLEILNKHVEYGYEILSKIEDIPDQILKAVLYHHEKKDGSGPLKVKDVPLLAQIIGIVLEVVENKTPIDALQGKYDEKLIEGMKKNG from the coding sequence ATGTTTGAATTTAAAAACTTAGTTATAGACAATTTTGGAAAAGCAGGCAAAAAAGTTATTTTAAAACTTGACATAAAAAATCATACTATAGAAATATATGATGTTCTTCCTGATTCTGAAACGCTTTATTTTCTTGCAAATTTTTTTGAAATTTTTGATCCAAAATTTTCAGAAAATATAATTTCGAAAATAATAAATTCCAACAATTTAAATGATGTTCTAAATGCTATGAAAAAAGCATGGGATCTTGATGATGTATTATATGATGAAAATAATTTTGAAATTGAATTTAGTAATAATACATTTTACTTTCCAATATATAGTAAAACTGCCGGTAGCCTTGGAACTGTTATTTTAAAAGGAAATTTAAATTCTGAGTTTATTATAAATTTTCTTGCGATTTCTGATGCTATAACTTCAATACTAGAAGGTTTTATATTAAAAATGAGAGTTTCTGAACTTTTATATAGTACTTTAGAGGCTTTATCAAAAGCACTCACTAAGAAAATAAACGTAGATGAAAAATTGCAGAAAGAGATAGAAAATAAGATCATAAACCTCGGTGAAAAATTTAATATTCCAAAAGATATATTAAAGATTGCAAGTAAGATTTATGATTTAGGGAAAATAGGTATACCTGATTATGTATTTTCTAAAAAGGAGCTTAGTAAAGAAGATTTAGAAATTTTAAATAAACATGTGGAATACGGGTATGAAATATTAAGTAAGATAGAAGATATTCCTGATCAAATATTAAAAGCAGTTTTGTATCATCATGAAAAGAAGGATGGAAGTGGCCCATTAAAAGTTAAAGACGTTCCCCTTTTAGCCCAAATTATTGGAATAGTTTTGGAAGTTGTTGAAAACAAAACTCCAATTGATGCTTTGCAAGGGAAATATGATGAAAAGCTCATTGAGGGGATGAAAAAGAATGGATAG
- a CDS encoding FecR family protein, which translates to MKKILFLLIVLFSISIFASLTVIPDATVVEVGSPLGLKVISDKTVYVDFNLGGFEPADIVFDGIVGESYVYYIAPLVEASDTITFKTSDESTSITIYFVKSSEEVKNKSFAKVKSFSGHAAVKKGDLWNPITSETVIEEGDEILTMENSFVEVEFEDGSVSKILENSQVLFERIRYDKGVVNIVMNLKKGKSYNIVQKLLNKFSKFRIKTKSVTAGVRGTRFAVFENGKILTYEGRVFAYFSDGKVLPITEGYALESFEKPKKIDIPEEEFVKVMPEKPTTQKAEVKEKEKTTSIQPSIPPVSVGPVRKGNDYYMVYSIAPEFDFGLVRVGLGFTAYSTDVSGNLYYGLPSDDPSTNIINGLTLNSLAFKIFNIDFRYGNMLPKSLGLGFTTRNYYNPFSKSFDIKYDSDKFLLYARLPYELSKIYPIEFLTSDSIFLAEASVKFDLPFIGKSRIGVGITIDTQASSAFLEDISATPIESAYSLFLKKEIFKNFDFGIELSMENGLNDYSLGSFAGFYGNFSFVNLTAGIYYYLDGFVPFYFNNNYSYLKSANKLPAMDSEGSSGYLSGFDFDTSFAKGKLYLYGTLTNFSSPTLEGQIEISIPQIGTFSGLSIAGYYFDKTPFEGSLFSLDTTSYLKIIYPLAGESFSAGVIFIWDGEKWNENVIIGVDLWR; encoded by the coding sequence ATGAAAAAAATACTTTTTCTCCTTATAGTTTTATTTTCAATTTCAATTTTTGCAAGTCTTACAGTTATACCTGATGCAACAGTTGTAGAAGTAGGAAGTCCGTTGGGATTAAAGGTGATTTCTGATAAAACAGTATATGTTGATTTTAATCTTGGTGGTTTTGAACCGGCCGATATAGTATTTGATGGAATTGTTGGAGAGTCTTATGTTTATTACATTGCTCCTTTAGTTGAAGCAAGTGATACTATTACCTTTAAAACGTCGGATGAGTCAACATCGATAACTATATACTTTGTTAAAAGTAGCGAAGAGGTGAAAAATAAATCGTTTGCAAAGGTCAAAAGTTTTTCTGGGCACGCTGCAGTTAAGAAGGGAGACCTTTGGAATCCGATAACATCTGAGACTGTAATTGAAGAAGGAGACGAAATATTAACAATGGAAAATTCCTTTGTTGAAGTAGAGTTTGAAGATGGTAGTGTATCAAAAATACTAGAAAATTCTCAGGTATTATTTGAAAGAATTAGATACGACAAAGGTGTAGTTAACATAGTAATGAACCTAAAAAAAGGAAAAAGTTATAATATAGTTCAAAAGCTTTTAAATAAGTTTTCAAAGTTTAGAATAAAAACTAAGAGTGTCACTGCGGGTGTTAGAGGAACAAGATTTGCTGTTTTTGAAAATGGAAAGATATTAACGTACGAAGGAAGAGTATTTGCTTATTTTTCAGATGGAAAGGTTTTACCGATTACAGAAGGATACGCTTTAGAATCGTTTGAAAAACCTAAAAAGATAGATATACCAGAAGAGGAATTTGTTAAAGTTATGCCCGAAAAGCCAACAACTCAAAAAGCAGAAGTTAAGGAAAAAGAGAAAACAACCTCTATACAACCGAGCATTCCTCCAGTTTCTGTTGGACCTGTTAGAAAAGGTAATGATTATTATATGGTTTATTCAATAGCTCCTGAGTTTGATTTTGGTTTAGTAAGAGTTGGACTTGGATTTACTGCGTATTCTACTGATGTTTCAGGTAATTTGTATTATGGACTTCCTTCAGATGATCCAAGTACAAATATAATCAATGGACTTACATTAAACTCTTTGGCTTTTAAAATTTTTAATATAGATTTTAGATACGGTAATATGCTTCCAAAATCGCTTGGACTTGGATTTACAACTAGAAATTATTACAACCCATTTTCAAAGAGTTTTGATATTAAATATGATAGTGATAAATTTTTATTGTATGCTCGACTACCATATGAGCTTTCAAAGATTTATCCAATTGAATTTTTAACATCTGATTCTATTTTCTTAGCTGAGGCTAGCGTAAAATTTGATTTACCATTTATTGGAAAATCAAGAATTGGTGTAGGTATTACTATTGATACGCAGGCAAGTTCAGCTTTCCTAGAAGATATTTCTGCAACGCCGATTGAATCTGCATATTCACTGTTTTTGAAAAAGGAAATTTTTAAGAACTTTGATTTTGGAATAGAATTGTCTATGGAAAATGGTTTAAATGACTATTCTTTGGGTAGTTTTGCAGGCTTTTATGGCAATTTTTCGTTTGTCAATTTAACTGCTGGTATATATTATTACCTAGATGGATTTGTACCTTTCTATTTTAATAATAACTACTCTTATTTAAAGAGTGCAAATAAATTACCGGCTATGGATAGTGAAGGTTCATCAGGATATCTTTCTGGCTTTGACTTTGATACAAGTTTTGCTAAGGGTAAATTATATCTATATGGAACCTTAACCAATTTTTCAAGCCCTACTCTTGAAGGACAAATTGAGATATCAATTCCTCAAATTGGAACTTTTAGTGGTTTGTCTATAGCTGGATATTACTTTGATAAAACACCATTTGAAGGGAGTTTGTTCAGTTTAGACACAACATCTTATTTGAAAATTATTTATCCTTTAGCTGGAGAATCATTCTCAGCAGGAGTGATATTTATATGGGATGGGGAAAAGTGGAATGAAAATGTAATTATTGGTGTGGATCTTTGGAGGTGA
- a CDS encoding DUF3307 domain-containing protein produces MDRFIHLFLGHLVGDYVLQNKFIASRKQKNLKVLLMHIILIFFSQVAFFAGKDFSVNSLYIISFVTLAHFFIDFFKYKNNNKPFFKSPKYYLIDQLMHIFTLFLASIFSTQTFFYIPDKLAVILISAIFNAYFLGIYTFILKNNVREYKRDIVGYIVRGLCPVFYIFGPIVYSVYTLLTGFFSLYFLKSYQVISWALSIISTIIFLEVLL; encoded by the coding sequence ATGGATAGGTTTATACATTTATTTCTTGGACATCTTGTAGGAGACTATGTACTTCAAAATAAATTTATCGCATCTAGAAAGCAAAAAAATTTAAAAGTTCTTTTGATGCACATTATTTTAATTTTCTTTAGTCAGGTTGCTTTTTTTGCAGGAAAAGACTTTAGTGTTAATTCTCTATACATAATTTCTTTTGTAACACTTGCTCATTTTTTTATTGACTTTTTTAAATACAAAAATAATAATAAACCATTTTTTAAGAGTCCAAAGTACTATTTGATAGATCAATTGATGCATATTTTTACACTTTTTCTAGCTTCTATTTTTTCAACTCAAACCTTTTTTTATATTCCTGATAAACTTGCTGTAATTTTAATTTCTGCTATTTTTAATGCCTATTTTCTTGGGATTTACACTTTTATTCTCAAAAATAATGTTAGAGAATATAAGCGTGATATTGTAGGTTACATTGTTAGAGGACTTTGCCCTGTTTTTTATATTTTTGGTCCCATAGTCTATTCAGTATATACTTTATTGACAGGGTTTTTTTCACTTTACTTTTTAAAAAGTTATCAAGTAATTTCCTGGGCGCTTTCAATTATATCGACCATAATTTTTTTGGAGGTGTTATTATGA
- the sdaAA gene encoding L-serine ammonia-lyase, iron-sulfur-dependent, subunit alpha, with amino-acid sequence MTWKEISEMSKNMELHEVILTLEMLENGEDPVNLRNMLGDILKVILEESEKQYGKKQKTLTGLTGENAFKFSNYSPKLMGEFNYIATTTALSIAESNASMGRIAACPTAGSSGIIPGVYYSLYKLFNPSFEELLNSFIVSGGVGNVIAKKATLSGAAGGCQAEIGAAAAMAAAGLSYFFIKSADVAGNAAALALKSLMGLVCDPVGGFVEVPCVKRNGNIVNLAISSAELAMSGIKSVIPLDEVIDAMYKVGKSLPESLRETGEGGIAATPTARKLIDNIKNKLF; translated from the coding sequence ATGACCTGGAAAGAAATAAGTGAAATGTCAAAAAATATGGAGCTTCATGAGGTTATATTAACGCTTGAAATGCTTGAGAATGGTGAAGATCCAGTAAATCTTAGGAATATGCTAGGGGATATTTTAAAAGTAATTTTGGAAGAATCAGAAAAACAGTATGGTAAAAAACAAAAAACTTTAACGGGTCTTACCGGGGAAAATGCATTTAAATTTAGTAATTATTCTCCAAAATTAATGGGCGAGTTTAATTATATTGCTACTACAACAGCGCTTTCAATTGCAGAAAGTAACGCTTCAATGGGAAGAATAGCTGCGTGTCCTACAGCGGGTTCCTCGGGAATTATTCCAGGAGTATATTATTCCTTGTATAAATTGTTTAATCCAAGCTTTGAAGAACTTTTAAATTCATTTATAGTTTCAGGTGGTGTAGGAAACGTTATTGCAAAAAAAGCAACACTTTCCGGTGCGGCAGGAGGCTGTCAAGCAGAAATTGGTGCTGCTGCTGCAATGGCGGCTGCAGGGCTTTCATATTTTTTTATAAAATCTGCTGATGTTGCAGGTAATGCAGCAGCACTTGCTCTTAAATCACTTATGGGACTTGTTTGTGATCCAGTAGGTGGATTTGTAGAAGTTCCATGTGTAAAAAGAAATGGAAATATAGTTAATTTGGCAATTTCCTCTGCAGAACTTGCTATGTCAGGAATAAAAAGTGTAATTCCATTGGACGAAGTTATTGATGCAATGTATAAAGTTGGAAAAAGTCTTCCTGAATCTTTACGTGAGACTGGTGAGGGTGGAATTGCTGCTACTCCGACTGCAAGAAAATTAATTGATAATATTAAAAATAAGCTTTTTTAG
- a CDS encoding CHASE2 domain-containing protein, which yields MKILYYLSVIFIIVYGLFLLFQVPFIDFFELKIMDLFYRIRGSVNISPDIVVVGIDEYSLTSLEAEKDVWPWSRHHYGKVVKNLFNAGAKVIVFDVSFTEEDETNPMYDNYFASIISKYKNVILGTYLINEKDTYQKYNEKIKEKLENNITYLNYTYKMKNFKSLDFIQPIEIYKVRPPILKFSSLVPSATYEIGEIDVDGVVRSLPLFFKELWANEMGISSGFLPHMDVLAVAMFKNADLTNLIVDFDKRIVEIKDLKIPFDSNGLFKIFYYGNNIFKEISFYDIETGNFNKDIFKNKIVIIGYTATAKGLYDLRITPFSNNTPGVYIHATAIQNMLLGDTLIRASTWLRLLFTTLAIIYVLLFSRSKNIKINILALLSVPLIFLVSYMLFLNQIYLDSFFPVVSCIILSTTNISKNLIQENKEKKKIKEYLYRYVPDNVADYLIKSGKLTLGGETRNIVVLFSDIKGFTSLSEKLDAKELVELLNSYLTRMSDIIKNKYNGTIDKFVGDAIMAVFGAPISFEDDIERALKCALEMRQELRKFNSENNIDLDSGIGIHFGPAIVGNIGAPFRMDYTSIGDTVNTCSRIEHLTRELPANIIVSESVYKLAKEKFEFIFLGEYRVKGKSMPLKLYELKGEKNV from the coding sequence ATGAAAATATTATATTATTTGTCAGTGATTTTTATTATTGTTTATGGTTTATTCTTGTTGTTTCAAGTACCATTTATAGATTTTTTTGAATTAAAAATTATGGATCTGTTTTATCGAATAAGGGGTTCAGTTAATATATCTCCTGACATTGTAGTTGTTGGGATTGATGAGTATTCTTTAACTTCTCTTGAAGCAGAAAAGGATGTATGGCCGTGGTCTAGACATCACTATGGAAAGGTTGTTAAGAATTTATTTAATGCTGGGGCAAAAGTTATTGTATTTGATGTGTCTTTTACAGAAGAAGATGAAACAAATCCAATGTATGATAATTATTTTGCAAGTATTATTTCAAAATACAAAAATGTGATTTTAGGTACCTATCTGATAAATGAAAAAGATACATATCAAAAGTACAATGAAAAGATCAAAGAAAAACTTGAAAACAATATTACTTACCTAAATTATACCTACAAAATGAAAAATTTTAAAAGCCTAGATTTCATACAACCTATTGAAATTTACAAAGTTCGCCCTCCTATATTGAAGTTTTCATCACTTGTTCCTTCTGCAACATATGAAATCGGTGAAATAGATGTAGATGGAGTAGTAAGAAGTTTACCTTTGTTTTTTAAGGAGTTATGGGCCAATGAAATGGGAATTTCTTCAGGATTTTTACCTCATATGGATGTTTTGGCAGTTGCAATGTTTAAAAATGCAGATTTGACAAATTTAATAGTTGATTTTGACAAAAGAATAGTTGAAATAAAAGATTTAAAAATTCCTTTTGATTCAAATGGTCTTTTTAAGATTTTTTATTATGGAAATAATATATTTAAAGAAATTTCTTTTTATGATATTGAAACTGGGAATTTTAATAAAGATATTTTTAAAAATAAAATTGTGATTATTGGTTATACTGCAACTGCCAAAGGATTGTATGACCTTAGAATAACTCCATTTTCAAATAATACGCCTGGAGTTTATATTCATGCAACTGCTATTCAAAATATGCTATTAGGTGACACTTTAATTAGAGCATCAACTTGGTTAAGGTTATTATTTACTACATTAGCAATTATTTATGTTCTTTTGTTTTCAAGATCAAAAAATATAAAAATAAACATTTTGGCTCTTCTTTCTGTACCATTAATTTTCCTTGTTTCATATATGTTATTCTTAAATCAGATATATTTAGATAGCTTTTTTCCGGTAGTTTCCTGTATTATTTTAAGTACTACAAACATTTCAAAGAATCTTATTCAAGAGAATAAAGAAAAAAAGAAAATCAAAGAATATCTATATAGATATGTTCCAGATAATGTAGCTGATTATTTGATAAAAAGTGGAAAGTTAACACTTGGTGGAGAGACAAGAAATATTGTTGTACTTTTTTCAGATATAAAGGGCTTTACAAGCCTTTCTGAGAAACTTGATGCAAAAGAATTAGTTGAGTTGTTAAATAGTTATTTAACCAGAATGAGTGACATAATAAAAAATAAATACAACGGGACAATTGATAAATTTGTTGGAGATGCCATAATGGCTGTTTTTGGTGCACCAATTAGTTTTGAGGATGATATTGAAAGGGCTTTAAAATGTGCACTTGAGATGCGACAAGAATTAAGAAAATTTAACAGTGAGAATAATATAGATTTGGATAGCGGTATAGGAATTCATTTCGGCCCAGCAATTGTAGGTAACATTGGAGCACCTTTTAGAATGGATTATACGAGCATAGGAGATACTGTTAATACTTGCTCAAGGATAGAACACTTAACGCGCGAACTGCCAGCAAATATAATTGTTTCTGAAAGTGTTTATAAACTTGCAAAAGAAAAATTTGAATTTATTTTTCTTGGAGAATATCGTGTTAAAGGAAAAAGTATGCCGTTAAAATTATATGAATTAAAGGGTGAGAAGAATGTTTGA
- a CDS encoding DUF4912 domain-containing protein encodes MVDGNIEKLKKWLDSNPTIQELKSQARILGLKVKRMMKKREVIKLIEGYINQMQELQKIQRPSSANSANDVKEDQEIKREEDIKLPESYNKNKLVVLPVNPNWLHVYWDLSKKTSESLMNLPNGFRTVLRIYDVTFIDFNGNNAHRTFEISVDLRTMKNYYVNVPMPNADYLAELGYVSPDGEFHPIIRSNLCKTPPNSPSQSTRERWLDIRKKRKIVTPSEGVLVKEVETIPGSIFNNNPLSKEESIWQLFSRLRSGRGM; translated from the coding sequence ATGGTTGATGGAAATATAGAAAAGTTAAAAAAATGGTTAGATTCAAATCCGACCATTCAGGAGTTAAAATCTCAGGCAAGAATTTTGGGTTTAAAGGTAAAAAGGATGATGAAAAAAAGAGAAGTAATTAAACTCATAGAAGGCTACATTAATCAAATGCAAGAACTTCAGAAAATTCAGAGACCTAGTTCGGCAAATTCTGCAAATGATGTTAAAGAAGATCAAGAAATTAAGAGAGAAGAGGATATTAAACTTCCAGAAAGTTACAATAAAAACAAGCTTGTTGTTTTACCAGTAAATCCAAATTGGTTACATGTTTATTGGGACCTTTCTAAGAAAACTAGTGAATCTTTAATGAATCTTCCAAATGGTTTTAGAACCGTATTAAGAATATATGATGTAACTTTCATAGATTTCAATGGTAATAATGCACATCGAACCTTTGAAATTTCGGTTGATTTAAGAACAATGAAAAATTACTATGTTAATGTTCCTATGCCGAATGCAGATTATCTTGCAGAGTTAGGATATGTATCCCCCGATGGAGAATTTCACCCAATTATACGTTCCAATCTTTGTAAAACTCCTCCAAATTCTCCAAGTCAAAGTACCCGTGAAAGATGGCTGGATATAAGGAAAAAGAGAAAAATAGTTACTCCTTCAGAAGGTGTTTTAGTAAAAGAAGTTGAAACCATTCCAGGATCTATTTTTAACAACAACCCTTTGTCCAAGGAAGAATCTATTTGGCAGCTCTTTAGCAGGCTCAGAAGCGGAAGGGGGATGTGA
- the sdaAB gene encoding L-serine ammonia-lyase, iron-sulfur-dependent subunit beta: protein MSLLKILGPVMVGPSSSHTLGALKISRFAYKLVGKTPDKVTFLLHGSFSKTYKGHGTDRALLAGIMGFKQDDPRIKDAFEVAKERGLEYSFEIQDLGEVHPNTVRIKFEVEGIVHEIEGSSIGGGDIKITNIDSVPCDLSWDYDTLVIVNKDIPKALEKILDAINVNVANLYLRRINALLERALTIVELDEPVDNLEEIKKIPYVYECYFIGRDY from the coding sequence ATGAGCCTGTTAAAAATCCTTGGTCCAGTGATGGTAGGGCCATCAAGTTCTCATACTTTGGGTGCATTAAAAATTTCAAGATTTGCTTATAAATTAGTTGGGAAGACTCCTGATAAAGTTACATTTTTACTTCATGGTTCTTTTTCAAAAACATACAAGGGTCATGGAACGGATAGGGCCCTTCTTGCTGGAATAATGGGATTCAAACAGGACGATCCAAGAATAAAAGATGCATTTGAAGTTGCAAAAGAAAGAGGTCTTGAGTATTCTTTTGAAATTCAAGATTTGGGAGAAGTACATCCAAATACTGTGAGAATAAAGTTCGAAGTTGAAGGTATTGTTCATGAAATAGAGGGTTCATCAATAGGTGGTGGAGATATAAAAATTACAAATATAGATTCTGTCCCCTGTGATTTGTCATGGGATTACGATACACTTGTTATTGTTAACAAAGATATTCCAAAGGCACTTGAGAAAATTCTTGATGCGATAAATGTTAATGTGGCAAATCTATATTTAAGAAGGATAAATGCCTTGCTTGAGAGAGCGCTAACAATTGTAGAACTTGATGAACCTGTTGATAATCTAGAAGAAATTAAAAAAATTCCATACGTTTATGAATGCTATTTTATTGGGAGGGACTATTAA